The genomic stretch ATTGTATGTATCTGCATAAATTTTAcagaatttgtttatttatttttctagctCCAGTATCGAAGCcaataattaaaaatagatCTGAAACACGCTCAAAGACTCAGAAAGACAGGTGTTCTCCTCTGTGCACTGTGGACAATGGGAAGGATGTGAACTTGTCCTGGCTGGAAGATAAAGACAGACTCTCCAGCATCAGCAGCACAGACTCCAGTGGTCATCTCTTTCTCCCCCTGAATATAACCATCTCAAACTATTCTATTTACACGTGTGTAGCTGCTAATCCAGTCAGTAATCAAACTACACAACTCAACATTATACAACTCTGTAACATTAACACAGGTACGTGTTTCATTTTCTAGTTCCTCTGATTCAGATCCATTGTCTATTTGCAGAAGTTTAACACATGGCAAACAATGTTTGATTTACTGCAGCACATATTTTTTAGGAGTGCATGAAGTTCATGAAAGACATTTCATCATTATACTTCCGGTCCTGATATTTGTCTTCGTTGGATTAATAATAACATGTATATTGTACTGGAAAAAGAAGATTAAACAAGGCAAGAATTACATATATCCTCTGTAAAATCAGTTGACAGTTTTCGTATCTAAAacattttcactcttatttttaTACTGTGTCTTATTTTCTGTTGTGCCTCTAGAAGCTGAAGATGGTGAGATGAATTATGTTGATGTAATAACTCAGAACTCAAAAGAAGCACAAGAGGTAAATAAGTGTTCCACGTGGTTAACCGATTTTTAAAGTAATTATGTTTCAGTGGAATATATTTTGTTGCCACCTTTTATTTATGGAACTAAAACAAACTTAATATGAGGCTCAGCTGGAAGGTAATTGAacggaaacaaaacaaaaagtgtgTTAAGTGTGTGCTGGGGATGCTGGATATTTTAGTGATGTGAAAAAGGGATAAATTGTGAATCAAATATTGCCTCTTTTTGAGCATTTCTTTAGTATAAACAGCTATAATATTACTATTTACTGTTTAGATCCAGACAGTATCCAGAGGACCCATTTCTGCACAGCAGGCATTCTCATCTATTGGATGTTCTCGGTTCAATGTAGGCGAGGGTTGCACCTGTGTAGAACGTGCTGGAGCCCTGTAAGCAGAGACACACCAGAGATTAATTTCATTATTGACTGTCTTCATTTaagtattttataaaaatacattgcCCTAAACCTCTACTGATCCAGTTGGCATATAAATCAAGTCACCTTTACAACATCTAGTAAATACTTATCTCCAGCGACCATAAAAAAGAGGCTTTATTGTCCTACACAATCATGAAAAGCCACATTAATAACTTCCCCAAAAGGGAGATATAACAGGAAGAGTACTTTGTCACAGTACTTTATTTGTTTACTCTGATTTCTCAATGGCCGTattcacacacatatatttctATGCACTGAAAGAAAACATACATAACTCTGGCCTGGACTGGTTCATGACTACACAGTTTTCACAATCAAGTTTACTGGAATTATttgaaaaattatttacatatatatatacatgtttcCTAATCAAATGTTGTGTCACTTTTGGTTCCAGTGAGAATCTTTctagtgttttaaaaatgaataaagtatttagtatttagtattaatgaatttatttaatatttagtatTTTGGGGGCAGCCTTGGTCTTAAGGTTAGGGAAGTGAACTGGAGGCCAGAGGGTCGTTGGAAATATTTATCTGTGTTTAAACTGCCCTTGTGCAGGATACCCATCATCCAAATTGCTCCCTAGGCTCCCTGCCccttttgtttttgaaaaatttttcactagtgtgtgattgtgtgttcaCTATGACGGATGGGTTacatgcagagaagcaatttgtCTAAGGACAATAATAAAGGTGAGTCGTCTTCTTATATTTAACGGAGTTCTGGCTGCGTATTGTAATCCGTTGGAGTGTTTCCAGACCGTTGATTATCCCTGCCCCCACACATTTCCACAACGAGGAAATTCCAAGGTGGTGGCTTGTAGAGATCTTTTATCTTCATTCACTCCCACTTTCGTTTCTACTAAAATGTTTATGCATTAAGATGTTTGCTCTTGGTTTAAggtctttatttaaaacattttcatggCTGTATTGCTGTGATGCTTAAAGATTCTCTGGTCTTGAGGGGAGACTATTATGTGAAACCTGATTTATTCTCGACAGACAgctgtacaatgaaatttgacttctccatttaacccatctgtgacagtgagaacacacacacatacacacacacacacacacacacacacacacacagaactgcattgaacacaaacacctgcaGCCATCTCTTCACCAAAGGAGTAGTTGGGTGTTCTGTGTCTTAATCAAGGACACTTCCGTTGTGGATTTGTGTGGGAAGcgtccctgttttttttttacacattttgtcACATTGTAATGAATCCCGATCAGTTCAGTGTTCTAGCACCACATTTACTCATGCACTACTTAGAAAAGTTTGCTGTGATGTTTATTTATCACAAATTATCATGTTAACCTCCACTGACCTTGAGattcagattatttttatttaagattCCAACTCTGATTAGTTACACTGcatcatttatttttgcttttacaagATCCTTTATCCCATCCATCATCGGTGTTTGTGGTAAAACACCACTATTCCAAAGTGACCTTTTCCCTGGGAGTCTGTATCTGTGATGTGTTTCCTGTACGTTTTCACAGGTCATTATTTAAAGACCACAGCTAATTCAGTGCTATTTGGTTTTGTCTAATCAGTCTTACCTTAGTTTTTAATGGAAGTGTCTTACTGTGTTTTACAGAGAAAAGGTGCCAGAGGGACAGAAACCCAAGAAGCCAGTGACTCAGTGGTGTACTCGGATATCAGAATCTAACTCAGTATTTCAGCATGTTTACATCTTTTTAAtaccatttttacattttttcttttgcagAATACTGCCTTCTTTTAATCAGTTTTTCAACTGGAGTTTACAACCATAGAGTAGTATTAATaagttatttgtgtgtgttactctgtttattatttttgattatttgatTATGTAGGCCATGCATTTTCTGAACAAGTGACTGAATCTGTGTGAAACAGTATTTGATTATTTAGTATTTTAACTTTGTTCACACTGGTTATTTATAAAGACAGTTTCAAGCTAATGtgttacattttgaaaaatgtaaatcaaaTCAGCATGCAGTGATGTGCAAACTATTTCAGACctacaattaattaatattataaatattatattttttaaatgtttaattattattatttttgatattttctcattttgaatttgatgccagaaacatgttccaaaaaagttggaacacaAGACTTGTGTAATGCTGCAAAatcaaataattaaacattcattcattcattcatttgatgTCTGTAACCACGTATCCAGTTCAAAGCCatggtaataaataaataatgaaataaaaaaaaagaacctcAAAACAACTTAGTTAAATGTGatgtgattgggtttaaaaGGGGCATCTCAGAAGCTAAATTACTCAGAAGATGGAGTGGGGTTCATCACTCTGAAAATCTTCATGAACAAATGCTGAAACAatctaaaataatatttcttaaCTAAAAAATAGTAAAGATCTTTGGGAACTCTTCGTCTGCAAAATACCATTAAAAGATAAAGAGAGTCTGGGGAAATCTCTCAATGCAAGGGACAAGACCCTAAACCAATATTTGCCGTTCAGGCCCTAAGGTGGTCGTTCAGAGTTGTGTGACCCTGTAAAGGACAATAAGTCTATGACCTTTACGAGTTCATGTTTGTGTTAAGTTTATTTAATGAAATGACCCTACTTTTACTGACAATGCTATTGTGGAGGGAAACTTGGTCATAcgcagaaagagaaaaaaatcccaaaacttttgttttgtttcactttAAGTTGATGGTATGTGGTACATCGCTGTAAATCTGTCCcagcttgttttatttttcttcatgtAAACTACCTACGCTTTGGTTAGTTTGTTATTTGATATGTTATAAAAGCTCAATAATCAAGAACCACTGACTGCACACAATAccttaaattatttaaacaagcaatgttaaaattatatataatttatatattatatataatgcatGGTTTCATCTAGAAACCAGAGATAAAGAGAACAATCTACAAAAACGGCCTTATGTTTCAGTCGGACACACTGTATCCTCAGGTTTTAGGGAATGTTCAGAATATTTAGAGCAGTGTAGAGTTAAAGCTAATATTTAATAAGCTAATTAATGCTGTAGAACTGGTTTAATGGAAGGTGATATATTTTGTAGAAAGCAGAGGTTTGCTCCTGTTTGTTTATACTTGGGTGTT from Hoplias malabaricus isolate fHopMal1 chromosome 2, fHopMal1.hap1, whole genome shotgun sequence encodes the following:
- the LOC136687466 gene encoding CD48 antigen-like isoform X2; the protein is MSSLYRIPGAVVYLLFCCLLSTAGEEVVKLQELEGNTVIIHTGLTAVQNDSHILWFYGPEKVESRIVNSHIFRGETVIEYFTERFRDRLQLNRNSGSLTIRNISREDSGLYQLQVINGRPSAWSFRVNVYSPVSKPIIKNRSETRSKTQKDRCSPLCTVDNGKDVNLSWLEDKDRLSSISSTDSSGHLFLPLNITISNYSIYTCVAANPVSNQTTQLNIIQLCNINTGVHEVHERHFIIILPVLIFVFVGLIITCILYWKKKIKQEAEDGEMNYVDVITQNSKEAQEIQTVSRGPISAQQAFSSIGCSRFNVGEGCTCVERAGALSFIPSIIGVCGKTPLFQSDLFPGSLYL
- the LOC136687466 gene encoding CD48 antigen-like isoform X3, coding for MSSLYRIPGAVVYLLFCCLLSTAGEEVVKLQELEGNTVIIHTGLTAVQNDSHILWFYGPEKVESRIVNSHIFRGETVIEYFTERFRDRLQLNRNSGSLTIRNISREDSGLYQLQVINGRPSAWSFRVNVYSPVSKPIIKNRSETRSKTQKDRCSPLCTVDNGKDVNLSWLEDKDRLSSISSTDSSGHLFLPLNITISNYSIYTCVAANPVSNQTTQLNIIQLCNINTGVHEVHERHFIIILPVLIFVFVGLIITCILYWKKKIKQEAEDGEMNYVDVITQNSKEAQERKGARGTETQEASDSVVYSDIRI
- the LOC136687466 gene encoding CD48 antigen-like isoform X1, translating into MSSLYRIPGAVVYLLFCCLLSTAGEEVVKLQELEGNTVIIHTGLTAVQNDSHILWFYGPEKVESRIVNSHIFRGETVIEYFTERFRDRLQLNRNSGSLTIRNISREDSGLYQLQVINGRPSAWSFRVNVYSPVSKPIIKNRSETRSKTQKDRCSPLCTVDNGKDVNLSWLEDKDRLSSISSTDSSGHLFLPLNITISNYSIYTCVAANPVSNQTTQLNIIQLCNINTGVHEVHERHFIIILPVLIFVFVGLIITCILYWKKKIKQEAEDGEMNYVDVITQNSKEAQEIQTVSRGPISAQQAFSSIGCSRFNVGEGCTCVERAGALEKVPEGQKPKKPVTQWCTRISESNSVFQHVYIFLIPFLHFFFCRILPSFNQFFNWSLQP